AACCCACACCCATGCGAGCCGGTGCCAGGGGTTAAGAATTTGCCGGGTGCGCGCGGTTCGGATGTGGTTCGAGATCTATGCGCCAGGCCAAAGAATCAGCTCGGGCCGTTATGACCCGCCCGGGCGGCGGCACGATCTTCGGCACCGCACTATCATATTTGCCGCCGCCCGGTCACTTTCACATTAATAGCTTCTAACGCAGGATCATCTTGCGTTCGAGTGTAGAGGACCCCACACGCAGCCGCGCGAAGTAGACGCCGGCGCCCGCCGGATGGCCGGCATCGTCCCGGCCGTTCCAGGTCGCGTTATGCCTCCCCGCTTCCAGCGTTCCAGCCAACAGCGTTCGAACGCGGCGTCCCATGACATCGAACACGGCCAGATCCACCGCCTCCGCCCGCGGCAGTGCGAAATGGAGTTCCGTCGCCGCCATGAAGGGATTAGGCGCGTTATGCGACAGGGCCAGCCGCAAGGGCTGCTCCGCCGGATCGACGGAGGCCGGATCATAATCAAAAGAAACGCCGTCGACCCAGAGCGAGAATCCGCAATCCCACGTATCCGCATGGATCCTGAGGGAATGGATTTCACTTAGCGATACGTTGCCGTGATCGGTCCGGGTCCAAACGCCGTCCCCATCGAAGGGAATCTCAAGCTCGATCCAGTGGCCGACGGCATCGTTCAGAATATCGTTGTGGGAGTGATACTCGATGTAGCCGTCAGGACCATATAGCTTGATCCAGGGGCTGGAGTTCTGGAAGCTCCAGTTCTCATTCAAGGCATAACAATGCAAATGAATGGATCCACGGTTGGAGAGATTCCAACGCGCCAGGCGATCGGCCGGATAGCGCATGTAATTGTCAAAGCATCCGTCGGTGTCCATGCAGACCGAGCCTTCACCGGCGGTAACGAGGCCGGTGTCATCACTGACGGTCGCTGTGCCCAGGTCGGAGACCACTTTCCAGCTCGAGGCGTTCAACTCGGCCATATCGTCAAGCGGGACATATTGGATGTCACCGTCGAGGATGACCTCGCGTTCGATCGTGACTGTTCCCGTTTCACCCGCCCAGGTGGCGAGATTCACCTCGATGATGTCGAGCCAAGTGTAGTCAACGAAACCTTCATGCTCGATCTTCAGCAGCAGCACGCCGTTCGAGCCCACGACGTGAATGTAGCCGAAGGGATTGTCATGCAGCACATCCCCGACGAATGTCGGTGGAACAATCTGTGGATCAATCGGGACGTTCGGAAGGATCCACTCACCGTTCTCATCGGTCACTCCCTGCGCCTTGATCTGATCAGTCAGGACGATGCCCATGCCGGGCCGTTCCGCCTTCTGATAGACGGTGACCGTCGCGCCCACAAGAGGACCGCCCGTCAATCCCGTGAGGTGCAGCTTGACGTGCTCGGGTAGACAGTAAAGGTACTGACCGAAGTAACCGTGCGCCTTATCGAGCCAGTGCGTCATCGCCTGCGCGCTATGCTCGGAGATCAGGTGGGAGACGCTGTTCATCAGGCCCATCGGAGCGCTGTGCGCCTCGCCGGTGACGTGGTTGAATTCACTGAACATACTGATCAGATAGAGATCAATTAAGCCGAGTTGATGCCCCCACTCGTGCAGGAGTCCATAATCGAGATCCTCGTCTTCATCGTAGTATCCCGAGAGCCGCAGGCTCCCCTCATCCCAAAAATACCGGAACGGGAAAACCCCGAAATAGACCCGATCGACGTCCGGGTCCTCCTCATAATCCGCGATGACCTCGAGCACATCATAGTGAACACGCTTCGCCGTGCCCGCATCGTCGAAGAGTTCATTGAGACGAGCCATGTGATGGTTCAACCAATCGATGAAATCATCCGTCGCCGCGAGAGGATAATCCGCCGTTTCCTCGCGGAACACTTCCAAGCGAGAACGATCGATATAGCTCATGAAGGCAACGGACTTGGTGTCGATCGTCATTGCATTGTTCTCAGAACGCGCGTAGGCGGGATCGACAGCAAAGCCGATCTCGTGCGAGGCGCCGTCCCAGGTGGTGACGAATTCGTAGATCACCGTTTCGTTCGGGTCCAGTGCAATCCCCTGTGGTGTTGATACGGCCGGTACGCCATCCACGGTCCAGGAACCGGTGAGCGTTCCCGTCCAGTTGTTGGTTCCGCGGTTGCGCACCGTGGCTGTGTAAGTAACCGGATCCCCAATCTCAGGCCAGCGTTGGGTATTCTCGTCCTGTCCACCCTCCAAACCCATGGCGGCATAGATGATGTAGGGACCAAAGCCGCTCGGTTCGGTGATTTCATGATATTGATAGTTGGGGAGGTAGCGCGGGTAGCGCGGTGTGCGGGAGATGCTGACGACCTGCAGATCGGTCTCATCGAACGGTGTGCGCGGGCCGACCGATTCGACCACATTATTCTCCCAGCCCTCCGCCGTCACCGTTGTCACGGCGTAGTAGTAGCTGGTTCCGTTGTCGGCGGTCTGATCCACGAAGCTAAGACCATCG
The Candidatus Eisenbacteria bacterium genome window above contains:
- a CDS encoding PQQ-binding-like beta-propeller repeat protein, with amino-acid sequence MTLNWKVLLRGAIAAGCASLFLLSAASAATWPMKQRDMHHTGRADYDVPEERLNSSFFDIFLWQKPAPDSPYDGCFSSTSMSFYDGAGPEGADIVVGTYHWPKGVQGMDRHSGAWLWNGSIPGGEAIARITPAFSDDGSTLYAINDYTESGEYPNGHPCMAFSTADGPSTIWHNGDDQAPDHLSMESPILAPDGRIFLHTWDGRPYAGFDEGDAITEVWAAETDIDCIWNEPSLYEDGLDLQVVIGDRWNGVHCYDGNDGTELWTMDVGVMIDAPVTIDPDNGNIYVCGGDESIFVLGLDKDGNALWSEAMLMIFEYIPDQNNRQRAQSCGCLSHDGSTYYFQTNSEEGDGALYAINTSDGSVKWSYATGSTGWEITSSCPIVTSNGVVIVGNNLGDAYFAIHDEGDRGRLLDFFSVTSSAADQGHAVASATLSPEGDLYLPLRTPWIVSNGDGDTPTNEPANLFSAFDLRPEGVAMLPCPPWQAAFALNGAVEVTWQEVDDPEYWFDHYAIYRHTEPFLWIQGMQPIGTVDEIDGLSFVDQTADNGTSYYYAVTTVTAEGWENNVVESVGPRTPFDETDLQVVSISRTPRYPRYLPNYQYHEITEPSGFGPYIIYAAMGLEGGQDENTQRWPEIGDPVTYTATVRNRGTNNWTGTLTGSWTVDGVPAVSTPQGIALDPNETVIYEFVTTWDGASHEIGFAVDPAYARSENNAMTIDTKSVAFMSYIDRSRLEVFREETADYPLAATDDFIDWLNHHMARLNELFDDAGTAKRVHYDVLEVIADYEEDPDVDRVYFGVFPFRYFWDEGSLRLSGYYDEDEDLDYGLLHEWGHQLGLIDLYLISMFSEFNHVTGEAHSAPMGLMNSVSHLISEHSAQAMTHWLDKAHGYFGQYLYCLPEHVKLHLTGLTGGPLVGATVTVYQKAERPGMGIVLTDQIKAQGVTDENGEWILPNVPIDPQIVPPTFVGDVLHDNPFGYIHVVGSNGVLLLKIEHEGFVDYTWLDIIEVNLATWAGETGTVTIEREVILDGDIQYVPLDDMAELNASSWKVVSDLGTATVSDDTGLVTAGEGSVCMDTDGCFDNYMRYPADRLARWNLSNRGSIHLHCYALNENWSFQNSSPWIKLYGPDGYIEYHSHNDILNDAVGHWIELEIPFDGDGVWTRTDHGNVSLSEIHSLRIHADTWDCGFSLWVDGVSFDYDPASVDPAEQPLRLALSHNAPNPFMAATELHFALPRAEAVDLAVFDVMGRRVRTLLAGTLEAGRHNATWNGRDDAGHPAGAGVYFARLRVGSSTLERKMILR